A single window of Colletes latitarsis isolate SP2378_abdomen chromosome 6, iyColLati1, whole genome shotgun sequence DNA harbors:
- the LOC143342532 gene encoding uncharacterized protein LOC143342532 isoform X3 produces MHEGRMATGAGEGGGHTALENTTTTALTESSSSSSSSIPTILTENTTAANLPLTGSQQQNLHQVQQQQQQAQQQSHSQPRVSLITDLPANDASAGCGTGV; encoded by the exons ATGCACGAGGGCCGAATGGCTACGGGGGCAGGGGAAGGTGGGGGCCACACGGCCCTCGAGAACACCACCACGACGGCCCTTACGGAATCATCGTCGTCTTCCTCCTCCTCGATACCGACCATCCTGACTGAAAACACCACCGCGGCTAATCTACCTCTGACGGGATCTCAACAGCAGAACCTTCATCAGgtacagcagcaacagcaacaggcgCAGCAGCAATCGCACTCACAACCACGGGTTAGCTTGATCACTGATCTGCCAGCGAACGATGCATCAG CAGGCTGCGGCACCGGTGTGTAG